The following are from one region of the Rosistilla carotiformis genome:
- a CDS encoding DUF1254 domain-containing protein: MKSRTTLAAALVLTTCGSVFAQKTPGYNEKIPVEIMTPDKVETSIGTLRFDDGNPDAETTQKLYDNLDTLRAVETFLNFIPATSIEGLRLGQIARGATECNQVLLFQDLLDSNPLFLTGNTDTVYCLGLLDLKKDGPTVVEVPPGCGPGTCDDAFFRFVIDMGIPGPDRGAGGKYLIVPPGYEGEVPKDKKDGGDYYVAHSRSYVNWVPLRGFLVDGKTDAAVKMFKEGVKIYPLSKDDNPPAMEFIHCSRSDFNTVHANNFEFYNELNHVIQREPVDFIDPELRGIAASIGIVKGKEFAPDARMKKILTDAVAIGNGTARAIAFRNRDPRSKIYEDSQWTTGFIGDDYRWLDGNGLSGRDLDARTYFFYLATVNTPAMALEMVGKGSQYALAFVDKEGAPFDGSKNYKLHIPANAPAKNFWSVVVYDPQTRSELQTSQPFPSKNNKRDPLVENADGSVDLYFGPKAPEGKAANWIATEPSKGWFTVLRLYGPLESWFDKTWRPGEVELVK; the protein is encoded by the coding sequence ATGAAAAGCAGAACAACGCTTGCGGCAGCCCTTGTCCTAACAACATGCGGTTCCGTTTTTGCCCAGAAAACGCCGGGCTACAACGAAAAGATCCCGGTCGAAATCATGACGCCCGACAAAGTCGAGACGAGCATCGGCACGCTCAGGTTCGACGATGGCAACCCCGATGCCGAAACAACGCAGAAACTCTACGACAACCTCGACACGCTCCGCGCGGTCGAGACCTTCCTCAACTTCATTCCCGCCACTTCCATCGAAGGGCTTCGCCTGGGGCAGATCGCACGCGGCGCGACCGAGTGCAACCAAGTGCTCCTTTTCCAGGACTTGTTGGATTCCAATCCGCTGTTCCTCACCGGCAACACCGACACCGTCTATTGCCTCGGCTTGCTCGATTTAAAGAAGGACGGGCCGACCGTGGTCGAAGTCCCTCCGGGTTGCGGACCGGGGACCTGTGATGATGCCTTCTTTCGCTTCGTCATCGACATGGGGATTCCCGGTCCCGATCGAGGTGCCGGAGGCAAGTATCTCATCGTTCCTCCCGGCTATGAAGGCGAGGTGCCAAAGGACAAGAAGGATGGAGGCGACTACTACGTCGCACACTCACGCAGCTATGTGAACTGGGTGCCGCTTCGCGGATTCCTCGTCGACGGCAAGACCGACGCCGCGGTGAAGATGTTCAAGGAGGGAGTCAAAATCTACCCTTTGAGTAAAGACGATAATCCTCCGGCGATGGAGTTTATCCACTGCTCGAGATCGGATTTCAACACGGTGCACGCCAACAATTTCGAGTTCTACAATGAACTGAATCACGTCATCCAGCGGGAGCCTGTCGACTTCATCGACCCGGAACTTCGCGGGATCGCCGCCTCCATCGGCATCGTCAAAGGCAAGGAATTCGCCCCGGACGCGCGGATGAAGAAAATCCTGACCGACGCCGTCGCCATTGGTAACGGCACCGCGCGGGCGATTGCCTTCCGCAACCGCGATCCACGCTCGAAGATCTATGAAGACAGCCAATGGACGACCGGCTTTATCGGCGACGACTATCGCTGGCTCGATGGCAACGGTCTATCGGGCCGCGATCTCGATGCCCGCACCTACTTCTTCTATCTCGCCACGGTGAACACACCTGCGATGGCCTTGGAGATGGTCGGCAAGGGCTCGCAATACGCGCTCGCATTCGTCGACAAGGAAGGCGCGCCTTTTGACGGTTCGAAAAACTACAAGCTTCACATTCCAGCGAACGCCCCAGCCAAGAATTTTTGGTCGGTCGTCGTCTACGATCCGCAGACGCGATCCGAGCTGCAAACCAGCCAGCCCTTCCCAAGCAAGAACAACAAACGCGATCCACTCGTTGAGAATGCCGATGGCTCGGTCGATCTCTACTTTGGCCCCAAGGCCCCCGAGGGCAAGGCAGCCAACTGGATCGCCACCGAGCCGAGCAAGGGCTGGTTCACCGTCCTCCGCCTGTATGGTCCGCTGGAGTCGTGGTTCGACAAAACCTGGCGTCCGGGGGAAGTCGAACTTGTGAAATAG
- a CDS encoding DUF1254 domain-containing protein → MKTRTTIAVALALTCGSALAQKTPGYNEKIPVEIMTPDKVETSIGTLNFADGIPDAETTQKLYDNLDTLRAVETFLNFVPATSLEGIRQGHISRGATECNQMLIFKKLMDSNPLFLTGNTDTVYCFGFLNLDKDGPTVVEIPPGCGPGTVDDAYFRFVIDMGPPGPDRGEGGKYLIVPPGYEGELPKDKKDGGDYYVAHSRTYAHWMPLRGFLVDGKPDTAVKMFQDGVKIYPLSKADNPPAMEFISCSKEYFNTIHANTYEFYEELNHVIQREPIDFIDPELRGIAASIGIVKGKEFAPDERMKKILTDGVAIANGTARAIAFRNRDPRAKIFEDRQWTSGFIGGDYRWLDGNGLAGRDLDARTFFFYLATVNTPAMAMKMVGKGSQYALVFVDKDGEPFDGSKNYKLHIPANAPAKNFWSVVVYDPQTRSELQTSQPFPSKNNTGDTLIENADGSVDLYFGPKAPEGKEANWTATVPSKGWFACFRLYGPLEPWFDKTWRPGDIELVK, encoded by the coding sequence ATGAAAACCAGAACAACGATTGCCGTCGCTCTCGCCCTTACATGCGGTTCCGCATTGGCGCAAAAAACGCCGGGCTATAACGAAAAGATCCCGGTCGAAATCATGACGCCCGACAAAGTCGAGACCAGCATCGGCACGCTCAACTTCGCCGATGGCATCCCCGATGCCGAAACCACACAGAAGCTCTACGACAACCTCGACACGCTCCGCGCGGTCGAGACCTTCCTCAATTTTGTTCCAGCGACATCCCTCGAAGGGATTCGCCAGGGTCATATCTCGCGGGGCGCCACCGAATGCAACCAGATGCTCATTTTCAAGAAATTGATGGATTCCAATCCGCTGTTCCTCACCGGCAACACAGATACCGTCTATTGCTTCGGCTTCCTAAACCTTGATAAGGACGGGCCGACCGTGGTCGAAATCCCGCCCGGTTGCGGACCGGGCACCGTTGATGATGCCTACTTCCGCTTCGTCATCGACATGGGCCCTCCTGGTCCCGATCGGGGCGAAGGCGGCAAGTATCTCATCGTGCCTCCCGGCTATGAGGGTGAATTGCCCAAGGACAAAAAAGACGGAGGCGATTACTACGTCGCTCACTCACGGACCTATGCGCACTGGATGCCTCTTCGCGGGTTCCTCGTCGACGGGAAACCAGACACTGCGGTGAAAATGTTCCAGGACGGGGTGAAAATCTACCCTCTGAGCAAGGCCGACAATCCTCCGGCCATGGAGTTCATCAGCTGCTCGAAAGAATACTTTAACACGATCCACGCCAACACCTACGAGTTCTACGAAGAACTGAACCACGTCATCCAGCGGGAACCCATCGACTTCATTGACCCGGAACTTCGCGGCATCGCCGCCTCCATCGGGATCGTCAAAGGCAAGGAATTCGCCCCCGACGAGCGGATGAAGAAAATCCTAACCGACGGAGTGGCCATTGCTAACGGGACCGCCCGCGCGATCGCTTTCCGGAACCGCGATCCACGCGCGAAAATCTTCGAAGACCGCCAATGGACGAGCGGCTTTATCGGCGGCGACTATCGCTGGCTCGATGGCAACGGTCTTGCCGGCCGTGATCTCGATGCCCGCACCTTTTTCTTCTACCTCGCCACGGTGAACACACCGGCGATGGCCATGAAGATGGTCGGCAAGGGCTCGCAGTACGCGCTCGTATTTGTCGACAAGGATGGGGAACCGTTTGACGGCTCGAAGAACTACAAGCTTCACATTCCAGCGAACGCCCCGGCCAAGAATTTCTGGTCGGTCGTCGTCTACGATCCGCAGACACGCTCCGAACTCCAGACCAGCCAGCCCTTCCCCAGCAAGAACAACACGGGTGACACACTCATCGAGAATGCAGATGGCTCGGTCGATCTTTACTTTGGCCCCAAAGCTCCCGAGGGCAAGGAAGCCAACTGGACCGCCACTGTGCCCAGCAAAGGCTGGTTCGCTTGCTTCCGTCTCTACGGCCCGCTCGAACCATGGTTCGACAAGACCTGGAGACCCGGAGACATCGAACTCGTGAAGTGA
- a CDS encoding DUF1593 domain-containing protein: MKTTQYFPTALLALLFLFAIGNCVAQAASPSGGALEGDRPRLIVSTDIGGSDPDDFQSLVHLLLYADVLDLEGIIASPPQAGRTKDIIEVIDAYAHDDARLKDHSKDYPAPEALRRIAKQGAHDKAPKKGWSEPTEGSRWIIERAHSAEERPLWILVWGSITDVAQAIHDDPSIKEHIRLYSIGSWNTAQDRSARDYLFEHHKDLWWIESDTTFRGMYMGGIQDGEWGNLPFVERNVKGHGALGDLFFRKKRDIKMGDTPSLLYLLRGDANDPTASHWGGAFVATDHGKQYWTDNPDPELSTANRAGAKTVSNWRRAYLEDWKQRMDRVTKP; encoded by the coding sequence ATGAAGACCACCCAGTATTTCCCGACCGCATTGCTGGCTCTTCTGTTTCTTTTCGCCATTGGCAACTGCGTAGCGCAGGCCGCTTCACCGTCAGGAGGCGCTCTTGAGGGCGATCGTCCGCGGTTGATCGTCTCGACCGATATTGGCGGCTCCGACCCGGACGACTTTCAATCGCTAGTCCATCTACTGCTGTACGCTGACGTTTTAGATTTGGAAGGCATCATCGCCTCTCCGCCCCAGGCAGGGCGAACGAAGGACATCATTGAAGTAATCGATGCGTATGCCCACGACGATGCGCGCCTCAAAGACCATTCAAAAGACTATCCCGCTCCCGAGGCGCTGCGAAGGATCGCGAAGCAGGGGGCTCACGACAAGGCACCAAAGAAAGGCTGGTCCGAACCGACCGAGGGCTCGCGATGGATCATCGAACGGGCGCATTCCGCCGAAGAACGGCCGTTGTGGATTCTCGTCTGGGGCAGCATCACCGATGTGGCTCAGGCGATCCACGACGATCCTTCGATCAAAGAACACATTCGCCTCTATTCGATCGGATCTTGGAACACGGCGCAAGACCGATCGGCTCGCGACTACTTATTCGAGCATCACAAGGACTTGTGGTGGATCGAGAGCGACACGACTTTCCGAGGCATGTACATGGGCGGCATACAAGATGGAGAGTGGGGCAACCTTCCATTCGTCGAGCGAAACGTGAAGGGGCACGGCGCGCTCGGTGATCTCTTCTTCCGAAAGAAACGCGACATCAAGATGGGCGACACGCCGTCGCTGCTGTACTTGCTTCGTGGCGATGCCAACGACCCCACGGCATCGCACTGGGGCGGCGCGTTTGTAGCGACCGATCACGGCAAACAGTATTGGACCGATAATCCCGATCCCGAACTGTCCACCGCCAACCGCGCCGGCGCCAAAACCGTCAGTAACTGGCGCCGCGCGTACCTCGAAGACTGGAAACAACGGATGGATCGCGTGACAAAGCCCTAG
- a CDS encoding DUF1254 domain-containing protein, with translation MKQKFITTLVSAVAVLALSPIGQAQDVTPEEARAIAKEAYIYGFPLVDSYRIQYAYFVDKDSKSYKAPWNQLKNIPEVYTPADTAIQTPNSDTPYSFVGLDLRAEPIVISVPEIEKSRYYSVQFIDAYTFNFAYVGSRATGNDAGSFLIAGPSWKGEKPAGIKQVIRSETDFDMVLFRTQLFNPADLENVKKIQAQYKVQPLSAFLGTSAPAAAPAVDWVKPLTEEEEKSSLEFFNVLNFVLGYCPVDPTEVELRKRFARIGVEGGKTFDPSKLSPEMKDAIEMGRIDAWEAFAGDVKLLEEGKITSGDCFGTREYMKNNYLYRWVATIGIYGNSKQEAMYPVYRVDSAGEPLRGENRYTLHFANGEYPPVKAFWSLTMYELPQSLLVANPINRYLINSPMLPELKKDADGGLTIYIQHESPGKELEANWLPAPKGPFAMYMRLYWPAEAALDGSWTAPKLEMMK, from the coding sequence ATGAAACAAAAATTCATCACCACCCTCGTGTCGGCCGTGGCCGTCCTCGCGCTTTCCCCGATCGGGCAGGCACAAGACGTCACGCCGGAAGAAGCTCGCGCTATCGCCAAGGAAGCCTACATCTACGGATTCCCGTTGGTGGATAGCTATCGGATCCAGTATGCCTACTTCGTTGACAAGGACAGCAAGTCCTACAAGGCACCGTGGAACCAGCTGAAGAATATCCCGGAGGTCTACACTCCGGCCGATACCGCAATCCAGACGCCAAATTCGGACACGCCTTACTCTTTCGTGGGCTTGGACCTGCGAGCCGAACCGATCGTGATCAGCGTTCCCGAGATCGAGAAGAGTCGCTACTACAGCGTCCAGTTCATCGACGCCTACACCTTCAACTTCGCCTACGTCGGTTCGCGGGCGACGGGTAACGACGCCGGCAGTTTTCTGATCGCCGGGCCAAGTTGGAAGGGTGAGAAGCCAGCGGGAATCAAGCAGGTGATCCGGTCCGAGACGGACTTCGACATGGTCCTGTTCCGCACCCAGTTGTTCAACCCGGCGGACCTTGAAAACGTCAAGAAGATCCAGGCTCAGTACAAGGTGCAGCCGCTGTCGGCATTCCTTGGAACCTCCGCCCCCGCAGCCGCGCCGGCCGTCGATTGGGTCAAGCCACTGACCGAGGAGGAAGAGAAGAGTTCGCTTGAATTCTTCAACGTCCTCAACTTCGTGCTCGGCTACTGCCCGGTCGATCCCACGGAAGTCGAACTCCGCAAACGCTTCGCCAGGATCGGCGTCGAAGGGGGGAAGACATTCGATCCTTCGAAACTTTCGCCCGAGATGAAGGACGCCATCGAGATGGGCCGGATCGACGCATGGGAAGCCTTTGCCGGCGACGTCAAACTACTCGAAGAAGGAAAGATTACCTCCGGGGATTGCTTCGGCACCCGCGAGTATATGAAGAACAACTACCTCTACCGCTGGGTCGCCACCATCGGAATCTATGGCAACTCGAAACAGGAAGCCATGTATCCGGTCTATCGGGTCGATTCCGCCGGGGAACCGCTCCGCGGTGAAAACCGCTACACCCTGCATTTCGCCAACGGTGAATACCCGCCGGTCAAGGCCTTCTGGTCGCTGACGATGTACGAGCTGCCGCAAAGCCTGCTGGTGGCCAACCCGATCAACCGCTACCTCATCAATTCGCCGATGCTTCCTGAATTGAAAAAGGACGCCGATGGTGGCCTGACAATTTACATCCAGCATGAATCGCCGGGCAAGGAGCTGGAGGCCAATTGGTTGCCCGCACCGAAGGGCCCGTTTGCGATGTACATGCGACTCTACTGGCCAGCCGAAGCAGCGCTCGACGGCTCGTGGACGGCTCCGAAACTGGAGATGATGAAGTAA